In Lacinutrix sp. Bg11-31, the DNA window AAAATTGACTACAAGAAAAGCCCAATTTATGGCTTAAACTTGTTGCCAGATTTTGTGCGTCCTTTTTCTGATACTTTTCAATATGAATTAAAAATATTAAAGTCGACATTATATAACTATCTTGAAAATACATTACTATTAAACCCAAGAGAAGACCAGTGGTTAATAGACGGTATACAAACGTATTATTTAATGAAATACGTTGAAGAAAATTACCCAGACATGAAAATTCTTGGTAAACTCGCTAATGTTTGGGGAGTTCGAGCATTTCATGCTTCAGACTTAAAATTTAACGATCAATATAATTTCTTATACATGCACATGGCGCGTTCTAATTTAGATCAGCCACTAAACATGCCTAAAGATTCGCTTTTAAAATTCAATAAAAATATTGCCAATAAGTATAAAGCAGGCGTTGGTTTAAAATATCTTGATGAATACATGGATTCTAATTCCATGAACAAAATGCTTACTCAATTTTTAATAGAAAGCAAGTTAGAGACTACAACTTCTCAAGCTTTTAAAAACTATTTAAAAAGCCATACAGATAAAAACATTAATTGGTTTTTTGATGACTATGTAGGCACTAGTAAAAAAATAGATTTTAAAATTAAATCTGTTGAAAAAACAGATGATTCTCTTACCATTACTATTAAAAACAAAAAGGATCATTTAATGCCAGTTTCGTTATTTACTATAAAAAACGATAGTGTAATATCTAAGCAATGGATTGAAGGTTTTAAAGGCTACAAAACCATTACAATTGCAAATAATGATGCAGATAAACTAGCATTAAATTACAACACTACCATTCCAGAAATGAATTTAAGAAACAACTGGAAATCGTTAGGAGGCTTTTTATCTAACAACAAGCCGCTTCAGTTTAGATTGTTCAAAGACATTGAAGATCCCAATTATAGCCAAGTATTCTTTATGCCAGAATTCGCCTATAATTTTTATGATGGTTTTTCTCCTGGTTTAAAGCTCTATAACAAAACGCTTTTATCTAAGAATTTTCTATATAAATTAAGCCCTAAATACGCCATAAAAAGTAAACAAATTGTTGGTAGTGCCTCTGTAAGTTATGCAGATAGAAGACAGAATTCTCGTAACTACTATACTAAATATGGTATTGGTGGAGAATATTACAATTATGCTCCTAACCTATCCTATACTTCATACACACCGTATATTGATTTTAGATTTAGAGATCCAAATAATTTAAGAGACAATAGAAAAAGTTACTTAAACTTTAGATATGTAAATATCGACAGAGAAGTTGACCCAACTGGCGAATTTGAAACAGATGGCGAACCTAAATACAGCGTTTTTAATGCTAGATATGGACAAAGTGATCCTAATCTAAAAAACTATAGTGCTTGGAACACAGACTTACAATTGGCTAAAAACTTTGGTAAATTATCTGCTACTGCAGAATTTAGAAAACTAACCGAAGGCAATAGGCAATACAATTTGCGCTTATACGCTGGATCGTTTTTATATAATAAAACTCATGAAACTACAAATTTCTACAGCTTTGCTTTAGATAGACCTACAGATTATTTATTCGATTACGATTATATAGGTCGCTCTGAAGAAGCAGGATTATTAAGTCAGCAATTGGTTGTTTCAGAAGGTGGTTTTAAATCGCAATTAGAGCCAGCATTTGCTAACCAATGGATTACAACTGCGAATACAAGCACAACTATTTGGCGCTATATTATGGCTTATGGTGATTTAGGATTGGTAAAAAACCACAACAAGAACCCTAAATTTGTTTACGATGCAGGAATCCGTTTAAACTTAGTTGAAGACTATTTTGAACTCTACCTTCCTGTATATTCTAATTTAGGATGGGAAATAGCACAACCAAACTACGACCAGAGCATTCGTTTTATTGTTACTTTGTCTCCAAAGACACTACTTAAATTATTTACCAGAAGATGGTATTAAAAGATTAAGCAATTCTTAACTTTTTTTTTAATTATTGCATAATTCTGAATTATTCGCAATTAAATTGTAGTATTATTAAAAAATTATCATTTTTTTAAGATAGTTTCATATTGCGAAAATCACTTTTATTTGCTAGATTTGTATTTATAAAAACCAACAACTATGAGCACAAATTCCGACTTAAAAAAAGAGTTATCCTTTAATGATTTTAAAGCACAAGTTTTAGAAGATTATAAGATTGCTGTTACAAGTCGAGAATGCAGCTTGCTTGGTAGACGAGAAGTTTTAACTGGTAAAGCCAAGTTTGGAATTTTTGGTGATGGAAAAGAAGTACCACAATTAGCTTGGGCAAAAGCCTTTGCAAATGGCGATTTTAGATCTGGATACTATAGAGACCAAACGTTTATGATGGCTATTGGAGCATTAGATATCCAAACCTTTTTCTCTGGTTTATATGCCAATACAGATTTATCTCTAGAACCAATGTCTGGTGGTCGCCAAATGGGTGGACACTTTTCTACTTTTAGTTTAGACGAAAATGGCCAATGGAACGACCTTACAAAACAGAAAAACTCAAGTGCAGATATTTCACCTACTGCAGGACAAATGCCAAGACTTTTAGGTTTAGCACAAGCCTCTAAAATTTACAGAAATGTAAAAGGAATTAATACTGATAAATTTTCTGATAAAGGAAATGAAATTGCTTGGGGAACTATAGGAAACGCAAGTACAAGTGAAGGCTTATTTTTCGAAACCATTAATGCTGCTGGTGTTTTACAAGTACCAATGGTTGTTAGTGTTTGGGATGATGATTATGGTATTTCTGTTCACGCAAGACACCAAACAACAAAAGAAAATATTTCTGAAATCTTAAGCGGTTTCCAACGTGATAATGAAGCCAAAGGCTACGAAATTCTTCGCGTTAAAGGTTGGGATTATGTTGCACTTATTGAAACCTATCAAGAAGCAGCTAGAATTGCAAGAACAGAACACGTTCCTGTTTTAATACATGTAAATGAATTAACGCAACCACAAGGCCACTCTACTTCTGGATCTCACGAACGTTATAAAGATAAAGAACGTTTGGCTTGGGAAGCAAAAACCGATTGTAATGTACAATTGCGTAAATGGATGATAGAAACCGGAATTTCTACAGACGAAGAATTAATAACTATAGAAAAAGGAATTAAAAAAGCAGTTAGAGAGGGTAAAAAAGCCGCTTGGAATGCTTACTTAAATCCAATTTTAACTGAGCGCACAGAAATTACTGCAATACTATCTCAAGTAGCAGCATCAAGTACTAATAGAGTATTTATTGAAAAAATTAATAACGATTTACTTGCTATTCTAGAACCTTCTCGTAAAGACTTAGTTTCTGCATCAAGACGCGTTTTAAGATATTTAGTTTCAGAAAATTCTGCTGCAAAAACACAATTAATACAATGGATCGACACTTATTTTAGTGTCGTTCAACCAAAATACAGTTCGCATTTACATAATGAAACTGCTTCTGCTGCAAAGCATATAAGAGAAATTAAACCTATTTACGATGGCAGCAACGAAGAAGTTGATGGTCGTGTGGTTTTAAGAGATAATTTTGATGCCATTTTTAGTAAATATCCGCAATCATTAATTTTTGGTGAAGATGCTGGAAATATTGGAGATGTAAATCAAGGTTTAGAAGGTTTACAAGAAAAATACGGAGAGTTACGTGTGGCAGATGTTGGAATTCGTGAAGCTACAATTATAGGTCAAGGTATAGGAATGGCAATGCGTGGTTTAAAACCAATTGCAGAAATTCAGTATTTAGATTATATCATGTATGCATTACAAATAATGAGCGACGATCTTGCCACAGTGCATTACAGAACAAAAGGTCGCCAAAAAGCACCATTAATTGTACGTACTCGTGGACATAGACTAGAAGGTATTTGGCATTCTGGTTCGCAATTAGGAGGCGTTTTAAACTTAATTCGTGGTATTCATGTTTTAGTACCAAGAAACATGACTAAAGCTGCTGGTTTTTATAACACGTTGTTAGAAAGCGACGAGCCTGCTCTAGTTGTAGAATGTTTAAATGGTTACAGATTAAAAGAAAAAAAACCTACTAATTTTGGAGAGTTTAAAACACCAATTGGTGTTGTAGAAACTGTAAAAGAAGGAAACGATATTACTATTTTATCTTACGGTTCTACCTTAAGAATAGTACAAGAAGTGGCAAAAGAATTATTGCAAGTTGGTATTGATGTAGAGGTTATAGATGCGCAATCTCTATTACCTTTCGATATAAACCATGATGTGGTTAAGAGTTTAGAAAAAACAAATCGTTTAATGATTATAGATGAGGATGTTCCTGGAGGCGCTTCTGCTTATTTGTTAGATGAAATATTAAACAAGCAAAACGGTTATCAATATTTAGATTCTGCACCAAAAACATTAGCAGCAAAACAACATAGACCTGCTTATGGTACAGATGGCGATTATTTCTCTAAACCTTCAGCCGAAGATATATATGAAGCTATTTACGAAGTAATGCACGAAAATAATCCTGATGACTATCCTAAATTGAGATAGTATTTCAGCATAAAAACAGAGCGTTTACTTTTAGTAAGCGCTTTTTTTATGCTTTAAATTATGATGTGTTTTGAAGGCTTTATTTTAGTTGACTTTATAAAGAAAATAAGCTAACTTCGTTTATGAATGATATAGTTCATTGAAACGGAACTGTATCTTGAACACAAATCACAAAAAAATAAATCCTAAACTAATATTTCATTTTAAGTTCTAAAACATCAAAAATGCTAACAAAAAAAGATAAAGTTCAACTAAGAGGAAATATTTTCAGACATCTTGATGGCATTGCAACTGCAACCACAATGTTTTCGTTACACAAAAAAGGTGTTTTAGCTTTTCTGTTGAAAAACAAAACAGTAGAACTCTCTAAACTAGTTTCACACTTTACAGCTAACGAAGGTTATTTAAATGTTGCACTTCGCGTACTCTGTTCGCAAGGTTGGCTAGAACAAAAATTAGATAACAAAAACAATACAGTTACCTATTCTACTAATAAAAACAGTGAAACTGCTTTTGCTCTTGCACACCTTTACGAAGATGCTGTAACTATTTTAAACTATGCAGTACATTTTCCTGTAGAACATATAAGAAGTGATGCCTTTATTGTTTTAGAACGTGTTTTTAAAAAATACAGCGATAACTACGGCTTAAATAAACCTGAAGAAAATACAGTAGAACAACAAGTTTTAAAACATATTGAAGGTTGTATTGTTGCACCAATTACGGTAATGTTGGGCGTTAACGGCTTGTTTCATAAATACTTTATGGAAGCTTCTTTTTCTGCAGAAGAATACCATAAAGATCCTGAAAGCTTTAAAAAAATATTAGACTTCTTAAGTTATTTAGGATGGTTTAAAAAGAAAAACGGGAACTACCAGTTTACAGATAAAGGTTTGTTTTTTGCCAAACGCGCTTCAGCCTATGGTGTAACCGTTTCTTATTTACCTACATTTTTACAGTTAGACGAGTTGCTTTTTGGTAATCCATTAGTGTTAAAATCTAAAGATGGTGAAACCGAAAAACATGTACACAGAGAAATGAATGTTTGGGGAAGTGGAGGCGCACATTCTACTTATTTTAAGGTAATAGATCAAGTAATTATTAAGCTTTTTAACAAACCTATAGACGAGCAACCAAAAGGAATTTTAGATATGGGTTGTGGTAATGGTGCTTTTATTCAACACATATTCGATGTGATAGAACACCAAACACTTCGCGGTAAAATGCTTGAAGAATATCCATTATTACTCGTTGGAGCAGATTTTAATAAAGCTGCACTAAAAGTAACACGAGCCAATTTAATAAAAGCAGATATTTGGGCTAAAGTAATTTGGGGAGACATTGGCAGACCTGATTTATTAGCAAAAGATTTAAGAGAAGATTATAATATTGAGTTGAAAGACTTATTAAACGTGCGTACTTTTTTAGATCATAATCGTATTTGGGAAGCTCCAAAAAAGCCCACAAATCGTGTAAGTAATTCGTCTGGTGCATTTGCATATAAAGGCAAACGTATTAATAATAACTTGGTTGAAGATTCTTTACTAGAACATTTACAAAAGTGGAAACCTTATGTAGAACAGTTTGGATTACTAATTATAGAATTACATACTATAGCGCCAGAATTAACAGCTAAAAACATTAGTAAGACAGCAGCAACTGCATACGATGCTACACATGGTTATAGCGATCAATATATTTTGGAAGTCGCTATTTTTAATAAAGTAGCAGAAGAAGCTGGACTAAAACCAGATCCAAACCATTTTTCTAGATTTCCAGATAGTGAATTAGCGACAGTAAGTGTAAATTTGCTTAAAGGATAAATTTATGATAAACGAAAACAATCTAACCACAGGAGATTGGCTTGCCATAGAACGCACTAAACTTGCAAACGAACGTACTTTTTTAGCTTATTTTAGAACGTTTATTGTATTTCTAGGTTCTGGTTTTACCATATTAAAGCTAGAGTTTTTAACAGAGCTTAAAAGCCTTGGAATAGCATTGTTAATAATTGCTCCAATTATTTTATTAATTGGCTTAATGCGCTTGTTTAAGGTAAAAAACACCATTAAAAAGCATTACAAAGTGTAACTTGTCATTCCTGCGTAGGCAGGAATCTACACAATAAACAAAAGGTTCCCGTTTTCATGGGAACACAAAAAAGTATTTTTTTGGATGAAAGCAGTTTCAGTAGTTACTATAAGAAAAGAGTTAAAACACAAGTCTAACGAAGAACTTGCAGAGCTTTGCTTGCGTTTATCGCGTTTTAAAAAGGAAAACAAAGAACTACTCACTTATTTACTTTTTGAAGCAGACAGCGAAGCTGGTTATATTGAAACCGTAAAAGAAGAAATGGACGAGCAGTTTGAAACCATAAACACAGACAGTTATTTCTACATTAAAAAAAGTGTTCGTAAAATACTAAGAAATACTAAAAAGTACATTCGCTATTCGCTTAACAAAGAAACCGAAGTAGAACTCCTACTCTACTTTTGTAAAAAGTTAAAAGCTATGAAGCCTTCAATATCTAGAAACACAACGCTAACCAATATTTACGATCGAAATATTGAAGCGATTACCAAAAAGGTTTTAAAGCTTCATGAAGATTTACAGTACGATTTTAATATGGAATTAGAAGAGTTAAATTAAACGATACTAATAAATGGAAAATAAAAACTTGGCTGGAGTGTTTCAAAGAGTAAAAGCTGCTACAATTGATTTATTTTTTTTAATGATGCTTTTGTATTCTGCAATGGTATTATTTAATGCTTTTGATGGAGAAAACAGCATCTTAAGATCCAGTATTCTTGTTCTAATTGTCTTGCTTTACGAGCCCATAATGGTTAGTGCTTTTGGAGCGAGTATTGGACATATGTTTTGCGATATTAGAGTCGAAAAAAATGATGATTCTCAAAACAAAATTGCATTACATATTGCTATAATTAGATTTATTGTTAAAACATTACTTGGTACAATATCATTACTTACAATTGGAGGAGATTCTAAAAAAAGAGCAATACATGATATGATTGCTAATTCGATTGTAGTTTATGTAGGAGATGATAAATAATTATAGGTATAAACATTCTAATATAATTTATTGATTCTTCAATACATTCATTACTTTCATAAAATCATATGTCCTTACAATTTTATTAGTTTTATAATTTTTTACAGCTAAAATTTCGCTCATATATTCTACAACCTCTTCAGAATCCATACCTGCAATACTTTCGTAAATAATTTCCTTTGGATCACTAATTACATAAGTGTTTTTAAAACTATAATTATCACCAAAAAATTCAAATTGACCACTAGAAACTGTAGGTTTTGCATAACTAAGTTGTAAAACATCTAAAGTATCCGCATTGTATTCAAAGAGTTTAAATCCAGGATTATTACCATGGTTAATAGTAATTTCTGGTGTACAAAGACTAACAGCAATAAGCTTTTTAGCATCTGCACTATCACTATTGTATAAACATCTAAGTCCATCAAAATGTGTGTGACTTGTAAGTATTCCTTTAATTTGTGTTTTCTTACTATCTACTAATTCTAAAAATACATTTTGAAATGATAATGATAAAGTATCCCTATCTTTAGTAATATTCACAGTCTCTCTATTATTCCACATTAAACCTCCATAATTATCTAATCCTGTTGGAATATGCATCATCATTAAAACAACTGTGTTATTGTCTAATACATCTAGTGTTTCTTCGAGACAATTAAACTGTAACTGTGCTGCTTTTTTTTGATTAACAAATCATCATATTTATAGTACCCACTAGTAAAAATAACAGTATTTAATGCTATAATTTTTAACGTTTCTCCTCTACAGTTAAATCTGTCGAATAAAACCCAAACTGTTTATTAAAGTCCACATTAGAAATTTTAGCATTACCGCTAATATCATGTAATATTGGCCGTGTATCTGTAGTGTTTTTATCTACAGATACACGGATTATCTCCTTCAATATCCTAAAAGGAATTATAATCACCACCAAGCGAATTGTTATTACCAGGTAAATACTGCAATGGAATATCCATAGTTAACCCTCACAAATTATCTAACATTTGTGTAACGTTCTCAACACTAGTAGCATTTTTATGATGTGGCAAATCTCCTGTGTCATTATGGCTACCAAACTTTGTATAACCTCTTCCTCTATCTAAGTGTGCATGAGATAAAGATAAAAAAGAATTTGTAGGTATAGTCTTTGCTATGATAGTATCTCTTTTAGAAACTTCTAGACTATCCAAATTATTTAAAACTACTATTTCTGGGTTTTTGCCTTTACAGCTTGTTGTTAAAATGTAAAGTAAACTTAAGATTAAAACGAAGTTGGATTTCATATTGAGTTATATTAGAATTATCACATAACAAAACTAACACCTCATAGTCAAAGCGCTATGAGTATAAATACGTGATTATATGTTACAATCGCATTTAAAACTTTAATAACCAATTAACGTGTATTATAATACAAAAGAAATATTAACCTAATAAGTTTAATTTTATAATTAACATAAGACCTCATAGTTTCTATAATTGTGTCTACTTTTGTAAAGAATTAAAACGAGCAAAAAGATGTTGGATTATGTAGTAATTGGTGGAGCACAAGCAGGATTATCTATGGCTTATCATTTACAGTTGATGAAAAAAAAGTTTGTAGTTATCGATGGTGAAGGAGAAATTGGTGCTTCGTGGCTAAACAGATGGGATTCTTTAAAACTATTTACACCAACCGAATACAACCATTTACCAGGTTTAAAATTTGATGCTCCAAAAGGACACTATCCTACTAAAGTTGAAGTTGCCAACTATTTTAAATCTTATGTAGAGGAATTTAATATTCCAATGCAACTTAATACGTTAATTACGTCTGTTCGCAAAACCGAAAAAGGTTTTCATATTACACATAAAAATGGAGAAATTAAAGCCAAAAACGTTGTTGTAGCAACTGGTCCATTTCATATCCCTTATACACCTCCTTGCCATACTAAAGTGTCGGAAAACACATTACAAATGCATAGTAATTATTACAAAAGTGCAGACCAATTACAAGAAGGAGACGCCTTGGTTGTTGGTGGTGGAGATTCTGGATATCAAATACTAAACGAGGTTTCTAAAAACGAATCTAGAACCGTTTATTTCTCTGGAGATACTACCGTAAGATCATTGCCACAGCATATTTTAGGCAAAACATTATGGTGGTGGTTTACATTGGTTGGCTTTTTAAGTTATAGTAAATACAGTTGGATAGGAAAAAAAATTAACTCTTCTACACAACCAGTAATTGGTACAGATGTTAAAGGTATTCTTGCCAGAAAAAATGTAATCGCTGTTGGGAGAACTAAAGATGCTTTAAATGACAACGTTATTTTTGAAAACAAAAAAGTCTCTAGCATTAAAAATATTATTTGGGCAACAGGTTATAGACCAAATTTTAAATGGATAGAAGGCTTAGAATTGGATGCAAATAGTTACCCAAAAAACCATAGAGGAGTCAGTAATATAAAAGGTTTATATTTTATTGGCTTACCTTGGATGTATACTCGCGGTTCTGCTACTTTGGGTGGTGTTTCTAAAGATGCTAGTTATTTGGCTAAAGTAATGAGTGGTGGGAAATAGTTTCACCCATATTTAATTTAAAAGGTTCTCTCTAACGTTTAATTACTTTGTCGTTTTTGTACGTGATTTTTAAAATTATTTAGTATTTATTTAGTGTTCGTTAGGGTTTGCTTGATGTTGTTGTGTATGATTCGTTGTGTGGTTTTTGTATGTTGTTAGCAGTAGATTTTTCATATTCGACTAGTTTATATTCAAAATCTCTTTCCCTTATATTTCCATTGTATTTTATTTCATAAACTTCTTGTCTTTCAATAGCTACTGGTCTTTTTAGTCCAAAATTCATATATTGAAAGTTAATAAACTTATCATTTTTAGTCATTTTTTCATAATGTTCATTTAGAATTTCTATGAATTCTTCTCCGTCAAGTCCATTTTCTTGAATTAAATTATCTTTCTGTATTCTTTTAGTTTTTATTAATAAAGGTTTTAGTTTCTCAACTTCTATCTTTTCAATTCCATAGTAGTTTAACTCTTTAGGTATATTAACTTTTATTTTATTCTCAACTAATAGTTGGTACAAGTCGTAACTCCTTTGTAATATTTCGCTACCTATTTTATTAGTCACAGAATAAGTTATAGCTTTAAATTCAGATAATGAAACATATATTTCTTTGTGTCTGAAATTAAAAATTTCATCTTCTTTATTTTCTATCCGACTAATTAAGTCAGTTTGCCTAATCATTGCTAAAGTCGTTTCTCTCATTAAAACACTATATTTTTCCTCATTAAATAATGTGTTTTCGCATTGACCGTAAATAAATTTTAACAATTCAATATTTTTAAATTTCAGATTAGGGTTCACTCCGCCTAAACCATTTTTTAAAATTGATTCGATAAACAGAGATGAAGTTCCGTGGTAAAATTCGTGTTCTATCTGCATATTTTTTTAGTTTACAGCTAATATCGCGTTACTATAAAACCGCTTTAACCCTTTATATATTACATCTAAGCGAAGTTATCTTTTTAAAAGCTAAAAACCTATAGCTTATCTCTAATTAGCAACACAACTTCTTAACCAAAAACACGGCAACATTCTAATAATTAACACCTAAAGGAAATAAGGCAAAATTCAAACAATATATACGTTCTAATAAATTTAACTACTTTCGTATGTGAATTTTTCTTTGGTACACTTCTTGGATTATTCACCTTAAACATATAAAACCCAAACATGAAAAAAATTATTTTCACACTTTTACTAGTATTACCATTACTTACTTTTGGTCAAAAAATCAAGCTTAAAAAAGGCCTTTTAACTATCGATGGTAACGCTGTTGCAAAAGTAAATGATGACACTCGTAACTTTTATAAATTTAAAACATTAGATGGCGAAAAAGTATTCGATGTTGCT includes these proteins:
- a CDS encoding RDD family protein translates to MENKNLAGVFQRVKAATIDLFFLMMLLYSAMVLFNAFDGENSILRSSILVLIVLLYEPIMVSAFGASIGHMFCDIRVEKNDDSQNKIALHIAIIRFIVKTLLGTISLLTIGGDSKKRAIHDMIANSIVVYVGDDK
- a CDS encoding metalloprotease; translation: MNLNFISFLLCLFLCFSASSQNKIDINATFNIENKSIAIEQTITYFNASKVALDTIYLTDWSHSYSAKNTPLADRFTEEFKNTFHFAKNEDRGFTTILSIKEKDTEPIFTRLKNKPDIIKVVLNKTLSPNESYTLKLNYIIQVPNDKFTRYGITDEGDYNLRYWYITPAVFNGEWHYFSNKNLDDAFVPKADISLKVNYPNNYTLISELDKESTKDINENATKTTILKGKNRINSKLFLNKTDTYKTVETDFFTVESNIDEENLKPEEVAIVTDKVASFITKNLGAYPHKKVLLTKIDYKKSPIYGLNLLPDFVRPFSDTFQYELKILKSTLYNYLENTLLLNPREDQWLIDGIQTYYLMKYVEENYPDMKILGKLANVWGVRAFHASDLKFNDQYNFLYMHMARSNLDQPLNMPKDSLLKFNKNIANKYKAGVGLKYLDEYMDSNSMNKMLTQFLIESKLETTTSQAFKNYLKSHTDKNINWFFDDYVGTSKKIDFKIKSVEKTDDSLTITIKNKKDHLMPVSLFTIKNDSVISKQWIEGFKGYKTITIANNDADKLALNYNTTIPEMNLRNNWKSLGGFLSNNKPLQFRLFKDIEDPNYSQVFFMPEFAYNFYDGFSPGLKLYNKTLLSKNFLYKLSPKYAIKSKQIVGSASVSYADRRQNSRNYYTKYGIGGEYYNYAPNLSYTSYTPYIDFRFRDPNNLRDNRKSYLNFRYVNIDREVDPTGEFETDGEPKYSVFNARYGQSDPNLKNYSAWNTDLQLAKNFGKLSATAEFRKLTEGNRQYNLRLYAGSFLYNKTHETTNFYSFALDRPTDYLFDYDYIGRSEEAGLLSQQLVVSEGGFKSQLEPAFANQWITTANTSTTIWRYIMAYGDLGLVKNHNKNPKFVYDAGIRLNLVEDYFELYLPVYSNLGWEIAQPNYDQSIRFIVTLSPKTLLKLFTRRWY
- a CDS encoding thiamine pyrophosphate-dependent enzyme; translated protein: MSTNSDLKKELSFNDFKAQVLEDYKIAVTSRECSLLGRREVLTGKAKFGIFGDGKEVPQLAWAKAFANGDFRSGYYRDQTFMMAIGALDIQTFFSGLYANTDLSLEPMSGGRQMGGHFSTFSLDENGQWNDLTKQKNSSADISPTAGQMPRLLGLAQASKIYRNVKGINTDKFSDKGNEIAWGTIGNASTSEGLFFETINAAGVLQVPMVVSVWDDDYGISVHARHQTTKENISEILSGFQRDNEAKGYEILRVKGWDYVALIETYQEAARIARTEHVPVLIHVNELTQPQGHSTSGSHERYKDKERLAWEAKTDCNVQLRKWMIETGISTDEELITIEKGIKKAVREGKKAAWNAYLNPILTERTEITAILSQVAASSTNRVFIEKINNDLLAILEPSRKDLVSASRRVLRYLVSENSAAKTQLIQWIDTYFSVVQPKYSSHLHNETASAAKHIREIKPIYDGSNEEVDGRVVLRDNFDAIFSKYPQSLIFGEDAGNIGDVNQGLEGLQEKYGELRVADVGIREATIIGQGIGMAMRGLKPIAEIQYLDYIMYALQIMSDDLATVHYRTKGRQKAPLIVRTRGHRLEGIWHSGSQLGGVLNLIRGIHVLVPRNMTKAAGFYNTLLESDEPALVVECLNGYRLKEKKPTNFGEFKTPIGVVETVKEGNDITILSYGSTLRIVQEVAKELLQVGIDVEVIDAQSLLPFDINHDVVKSLEKTNRLMIIDEDVPGGASAYLLDEILNKQNGYQYLDSAPKTLAAKQHRPAYGTDGDYFSKPSAEDIYEAIYEVMHENNPDDYPKLR
- a CDS encoding NAD(P)/FAD-dependent oxidoreductase yields the protein MLDYVVIGGAQAGLSMAYHLQLMKKKFVVIDGEGEIGASWLNRWDSLKLFTPTEYNHLPGLKFDAPKGHYPTKVEVANYFKSYVEEFNIPMQLNTLITSVRKTEKGFHITHKNGEIKAKNVVVATGPFHIPYTPPCHTKVSENTLQMHSNYYKSADQLQEGDALVVGGGDSGYQILNEVSKNESRTVYFSGDTTVRSLPQHILGKTLWWWFTLVGFLSYSKYSWIGKKINSSTQPVIGTDVKGILARKNVIAVGRTKDALNDNVIFENKKVSSIKNIIWATGYRPNFKWIEGLELDANSYPKNHRGVSNIKGLYFIGLPWMYTRGSATLGGVSKDASYLAKVMSGGK
- a CDS encoding DUF202 domain-containing protein, which translates into the protein MINENNLTTGDWLAIERTKLANERTFLAYFRTFIVFLGSGFTILKLEFLTELKSLGIALLIIAPIILLIGLMRLFKVKNTIKKHYKV
- a CDS encoding class I SAM-dependent methyltransferase — its product is MLTKKDKVQLRGNIFRHLDGIATATTMFSLHKKGVLAFLLKNKTVELSKLVSHFTANEGYLNVALRVLCSQGWLEQKLDNKNNTVTYSTNKNSETAFALAHLYEDAVTILNYAVHFPVEHIRSDAFIVLERVFKKYSDNYGLNKPEENTVEQQVLKHIEGCIVAPITVMLGVNGLFHKYFMEASFSAEEYHKDPESFKKILDFLSYLGWFKKKNGNYQFTDKGLFFAKRASAYGVTVSYLPTFLQLDELLFGNPLVLKSKDGETEKHVHREMNVWGSGGAHSTYFKVIDQVIIKLFNKPIDEQPKGILDMGCGNGAFIQHIFDVIEHQTLRGKMLEEYPLLLVGADFNKAALKVTRANLIKADIWAKVIWGDIGRPDLLAKDLREDYNIELKDLLNVRTFLDHNRIWEAPKKPTNRVSNSSGAFAYKGKRINNNLVEDSLLEHLQKWKPYVEQFGLLIIELHTIAPELTAKNISKTAATAYDATHGYSDQYILEVAIFNKVAEEAGLKPDPNHFSRFPDSELATVSVNLLKG